One Dehalococcoidia bacterium genomic region harbors:
- a CDS encoding sortase — protein MPRYITQKIGLALFSIGLIVTVLTATYALYLYLSSPADDEIIITTSSAYDSLSPSQSGNNSLYPGNQLPVRQWSDPRGTFPLNQLSGGPFVPLSSIKQPIIHGLQGRALEIQIPQLNLQASIVELALSNLGSSLEYETPKFTVGHIPATPNPGSKGSGWYFGHLDNPVGGEGNVFSQLPKIAELLRTGDEVHILLSTENDEYLYSAYKTDLLPENELKITNSLRSEVVLVTCFPRLTYEKRFLVHAELIGVRSKT, from the coding sequence ATGCCAAGATATATAACTCAGAAAATCGGATTAGCCTTATTCTCCATAGGTTTAATTGTTACGGTTCTAACGGCAACCTATGCACTTTACTTATACCTCTCTTCTCCTGCAGATGATGAAATTATAATTACTACATCATCTGCATACGATTCACTGTCACCAAGCCAGAGTGGAAACAATAGTCTCTACCCAGGTAACCAACTACCTGTAAGGCAATGGTCAGATCCAAGAGGAACATTCCCTCTTAATCAATTATCCGGCGGCCCCTTCGTACCTTTAAGCAGTATTAAACAGCCAATTATTCATGGGCTCCAGGGTAGGGCATTGGAAATTCAAATCCCTCAATTAAATCTTCAAGCAAGTATCGTTGAACTTGCATTGTCCAACCTAGGGTCAAGCCTTGAGTATGAAACTCCAAAATTTACTGTAGGCCATATACCCGCTACACCTAACCCTGGTTCTAAGGGAAGCGGTTGGTACTTTGGTCATCTAGATAATCCAGTGGGTGGCGAGGGCAATGTTTTTTCGCAATTACCTAAAATTGCAGAATTACTACGTACAGGTGATGAGGTTCATATATTGCTAAGTACTGAAAACGATGAATACCTCTACTCCGCCTACAAAACAGACTTACTACCAGAAAATGAATTAAAGATAACCAATTCTCTACGTTCCGAAGTAGTTCTTGTTACGTGTTTCCCTCGCTTAACTTATGAAAAGCGATTCTTAGTTCACGCTGAATTGATTGGAGTACGTTCTAAAACTTAG
- a CDS encoding ABC transporter permease subunit yields MHKTLLDTAIFAGASTLLATIISIIFAWLVERTDLRFKNIVVVGIIIPILVPPVITTIGWILLLGERTGMINSLIRTVLPFLQSGPIDIFSMFGMILAQGLSLVPLLFIFFIAALRGFDNVLEEAAQASGANTRRILFSITLPLLRPHLLAGALIALIFSIEAFEVPLFLALGADANILASRVFFALNDAAGNAPEYGTVSALGLHFLLITSILFYLYAQLVRKSYSYRMIPMRKSSLIRLGKWQLPAIAIITLFFFVTVLLPFAVLIWTSLHDHYIQPSFSSLNLISLDQYRNLLEDSRFLPALTNTMIVVTVAPTLAVFIAVITAWSTQRNLATAKLAKLLDLLASSSIAIPGVIAANGLLLFYLRLNSLLPLWVPLWGTLVVLIFAYTYRISIAYRIQKAGFAQLDTRLDEAAATSGAGLWATLRFITLPLLKSNWAGAWVLLSLYSLKELTLPLIIHSGGPPDLISTLIWKLWGYDTGQAAALAVISIFFTAVFLLGIWKLIWKKSR; encoded by the coding sequence TTGCATAAAACTTTACTCGATACTGCAATTTTCGCAGGGGCCTCAACATTACTTGCGACCATAATTTCAATAATTTTTGCATGGTTAGTGGAACGCACTGATCTACGTTTTAAGAACATCGTTGTGGTTGGAATAATAATTCCTATTCTTGTACCACCAGTAATAACAACTATCGGATGGATTCTGCTTTTAGGTGAGCGTACGGGAATGATTAATTCATTGATCCGCACTGTACTGCCTTTCTTACAAAGTGGCCCCATAGATATTTTCTCTATGTTTGGCATGATTCTAGCCCAGGGCTTATCGTTAGTTCCGCTACTTTTTATCTTTTTCATTGCAGCTCTTAGAGGGTTTGACAACGTATTAGAAGAAGCTGCACAAGCATCTGGGGCCAATACTCGCAGGATTTTATTCTCTATCACGCTTCCTTTACTGAGACCTCATCTACTTGCAGGTGCCTTGATTGCACTTATCTTTTCAATTGAAGCCTTTGAGGTACCACTATTCCTTGCATTGGGAGCCGATGCGAATATTCTAGCGAGTAGAGTTTTCTTCGCGTTAAATGACGCTGCAGGAAACGCTCCAGAATACGGAACAGTAAGTGCTCTTGGGCTTCATTTTCTATTAATTACTTCAATTCTGTTTTATTTATATGCTCAGCTTGTAAGGAAATCATACTCGTACCGAATGATTCCTATGAGGAAATCTTCTTTGATTCGACTAGGTAAATGGCAATTACCAGCAATCGCAATTATTACACTTTTCTTCTTCGTCACAGTTCTTCTGCCCTTTGCGGTACTGATTTGGACCAGTCTTCATGATCATTACATCCAGCCATCTTTCAGCTCATTAAATCTAATTTCTCTTGATCAGTATAGGAATTTACTTGAAGATTCTCGCTTCTTACCTGCACTGACCAATACAATGATCGTCGTAACTGTAGCGCCTACACTTGCAGTATTTATTGCCGTGATCACAGCATGGTCAACGCAGCGCAATCTTGCTACAGCAAAGCTTGCAAAATTACTGGACCTACTAGCTTCATCATCAATTGCGATACCTGGTGTTATTGCAGCAAACGGGTTATTGCTATTTTATTTGCGCCTAAATAGTTTATTGCCTTTATGGGTACCGCTTTGGGGGACTCTGGTAGTACTAATATTTGCTTACACATACAGAATTTCAATAGCTTACAGAATCCAGAAAGCAGGCTTTGCGCAATTAGACACAAGATTAGATGAAGCTGCTGCTACAAGTGGTGCTGGGTTATGGGCTACCTTGAGATTTATCACATTGCCTCTCTTAAAGTCTAACTGGGCAGGTGCTTGGGTATTACTTTCGCTTTACTCGCTAAAAGAACTGACTCTGCCCCTGATAATACATAGTGGCGGCCCTCCTGATTTAATTAGCACATTAATCTGGAAGCTTTGGGGCTACGATACAGGGCAAGCCGCAGCTCTTGCAGTGATATCAATTTTCTTTACTGCAGTGTTTCTTTTAGGCATTTGGAAGCTAATTTGGAAGAAATCACGCTAG